One window of Agromyces rhizosphaerae genomic DNA carries:
- a CDS encoding molybdopterin-dependent oxidoreductase — MSTDAPSGRIIWPAASGVVAAAAFLAVSELLAVLFARASTPLLAVGSFVVDVVPRPIKEFAISAFGEADKPVLLGGLAVAALVVAAVAGILEIRRRGLGVLVFAAATVVATAAVLTRSGTGALAWIPPVAGGVAGAGVLVLLTSRLRGWARHEGRGPATDAAPAAASDRPSIASDAPQSMARRSFFRVAAIASVGAVLAGAGAAVVRAGTSTIGAVREALLLPSPRSRVAVPAAAELGIPGLSPVITPNADFYRVDTALSVPTVDPSTWRLSIDGLVEERMELGFDDLVAMGLDEYAITLTCVSNEVGGDLVGNAVWLGVPVRDVLRLARPRASADMVLSRSVDGFTASTPLSSLTDDGLDAILAVGMNGEPLPLEHGFPVRMVVPGLYGYVSATKWLTELRVTTFADDEAYWTPRGYSARAPIKFSSRVDTPKLGTSVPAGRVPIAGVAWAQTVGIERVEVRIDDGAWQEARLAEAINADTWVQWVLEWDAEPGTHYLTVRATDRAGRLQIEEPAAIAPDGSTGWQRTLVTVTDDD; from the coding sequence ATGAGCACGGATGCCCCGAGCGGGCGCATCATCTGGCCCGCAGCGTCGGGCGTTGTCGCCGCCGCCGCGTTCCTCGCGGTGAGCGAGCTGCTCGCGGTGCTGTTCGCGCGGGCCTCGACGCCGCTCCTGGCAGTCGGTTCGTTCGTCGTCGACGTCGTGCCGCGGCCGATCAAGGAGTTCGCGATCTCCGCGTTCGGCGAGGCCGACAAGCCAGTGCTGCTCGGCGGGCTCGCGGTCGCCGCGCTCGTGGTGGCCGCGGTGGCGGGCATCCTCGAAATCCGTCGACGCGGCCTCGGGGTGCTCGTGTTCGCCGCGGCCACCGTGGTGGCGACGGCGGCGGTGCTCACCCGTTCCGGCACCGGCGCCCTCGCCTGGATTCCGCCGGTCGCTGGCGGGGTCGCGGGAGCTGGGGTGCTCGTGCTGCTCACGAGTCGGCTCCGCGGCTGGGCGCGGCACGAGGGGCGGGGGCCCGCGACGGATGCGGCGCCGGCCGCGGCATCCGACCGCCCGTCTATCGCATCGGATGCACCGCAGTCGATGGCGCGACGCTCCTTCTTCCGGGTTGCCGCGATCGCCTCGGTCGGGGCGGTGCTCGCCGGCGCCGGCGCCGCGGTGGTCCGTGCAGGGACGAGCACGATCGGCGCGGTTCGCGAAGCGTTGCTACTCCCGTCGCCGCGGTCGCGCGTCGCCGTTCCGGCGGCAGCCGAGCTCGGTATCCCGGGCCTGAGCCCCGTCATCACGCCCAACGCCGACTTCTACCGCGTCGACACCGCACTCTCCGTGCCGACGGTCGACCCGTCGACCTGGCGCCTGTCGATCGACGGCCTCGTCGAGGAGCGGATGGAGCTCGGCTTCGACGACCTCGTGGCGATGGGGCTCGACGAGTACGCGATCACGCTCACCTGCGTCTCGAACGAGGTCGGCGGCGACCTCGTCGGCAACGCCGTCTGGCTCGGCGTGCCGGTGCGCGACGTGCTCCGTCTCGCGCGTCCGCGCGCGAGTGCCGACATGGTCCTCTCCCGCAGCGTGGACGGGTTCACCGCGAGCACCCCGCTCTCGTCGCTGACCGACGATGGGCTCGACGCGATCCTCGCCGTCGGCATGAACGGCGAGCCGCTGCCGCTCGAGCATGGCTTCCCCGTGCGCATGGTCGTCCCCGGCCTCTATGGCTACGTCTCCGCGACGAAGTGGCTCACCGAGCTGCGCGTCACCACGTTCGCCGACGACGAGGCATACTGGACGCCGCGCGGCTACAGCGCCCGCGCACCGATCAAGTTCTCCTCGCGGGTCGACACCCCGAAGCTCGGCACCAGCGTGCCGGCCGGCCGCGTACCGATCGCCGGGGTCGCCTGGGCGCAGACGGTCGGCATCGAGCGCGTGGAGGTGCGCATCGACGACGGCGCGTGGCAGGAGGCCAGGCTCGCCGAGGCGATCAACGCCGACACCTGGGTGCAGTGGGTGCTCGAGTGGGACGCCGAGCCCGGCACGCACTACCTCACCGTGCGCGCCACCGACCGCGCCGGCCGGCTCCAGATCGAGGAACCCGCCGCCATCGCGCCCGACGGGTCGACCGGATGGCAGCGCACGCTCGTCACCGTGACCGACGACGACTGA
- a CDS encoding fasciclin domain-containing protein, whose product MPSTTRTITGGLAALTISLLALTGCSMDSSSDSMEEGTDDTMESSEPTMEEMDPAANLVGPGCAAYAEAVPDGDGSVAGMAQDPVATAASNNPLLTTLVAAVSGQLNPDVDLVDTLNGDEFTVFAPVDDAFAMIDDDTLATLQTDSDLLTSILTYHVVAGQITPDEIVGTQTTVQGSDVEVTGGGDDLMVNDATVICGGVQTANATVYLIDQVLLPTS is encoded by the coding sequence ATGCCCAGCACCACGCGCACCATCACCGGCGGCCTCGCCGCCCTGACGATCTCGCTGCTCGCACTGACGGGCTGTTCCATGGACTCGAGCTCCGACTCCATGGAGGAGGGCACCGACGACACGATGGAGTCGAGCGAGCCCACCATGGAGGAGATGGACCCGGCGGCGAACCTGGTCGGCCCCGGTTGCGCCGCGTACGCGGAGGCCGTGCCCGACGGCGACGGCTCGGTCGCCGGCATGGCGCAGGACCCGGTCGCGACGGCCGCATCCAACAACCCGCTGCTCACGACGCTCGTCGCGGCGGTCAGCGGCCAGCTCAACCCCGACGTCGACCTCGTCGACACGCTTAACGGCGATGAGTTCACGGTCTTCGCACCGGTCGACGACGCGTTCGCCATGATCGACGACGACACGCTCGCGACCCTGCAGACCGACTCCGACCTGCTGACGTCGATCCTGACGTACCACGTGGTCGCCGGACAGATCACGCCCGATGAGATCGTCGGCACGCAGACGACGGTCCAGGGCTCCGACGTCGAGGTCACCGGCGGGGGCGACGACCTCATGGTGAACGACGCGACCGTCATCTGCGGCGGCGTCCAGACCGCCAACGCGACGGTCTACCTCATCGACCAGGTGCTGCTGCCGACCTCCTGA
- a CDS encoding 2'-5' RNA ligase family protein yields MPPAEPLTALHRRIHESAAEAVRAGRPAVDPVPVDGDARWGLSLVALPDADTRAALQAAAAGLASTTANPHVAYDAGDLHMTVRSLEGFADEVPEAVIDRYCERLTSALRGVGPLTVRFEGMFLTSTGVVACGHPDPVLPLARERLAADAAAHGWNQVRGGDAARIRDTAHVSLMVFRDAAARDDRLVDHVEASHGTALGTMTVDRLALVTYTVSGDGVKLHRRGWVPL; encoded by the coding sequence ATGCCTCCTGCCGAACCGCTCACCGCACTGCATCGACGCATCCACGAGTCGGCAGCAGAGGCAGTGCGTGCGGGGCGGCCCGCGGTGGACCCCGTCCCCGTCGACGGCGACGCGCGGTGGGGGCTGAGCCTGGTCGCGCTGCCCGACGCGGACACGCGCGCCGCGCTGCAGGCGGCGGCAGCGGGCCTGGCGTCGACCACGGCCAACCCGCACGTCGCGTACGACGCCGGCGACCTGCACATGACCGTCCGCAGCCTGGAGGGCTTCGCCGACGAGGTGCCCGAGGCCGTGATCGACCGGTACTGCGAGCGGCTGACGAGCGCCCTCCGCGGGGTGGGTCCGCTCACGGTCCGGTTCGAGGGGATGTTCCTCACCTCGACGGGCGTCGTCGCCTGCGGTCACCCCGATCCCGTGCTCCCGCTGGCCCGGGAACGCCTCGCCGCCGACGCCGCCGCGCACGGCTGGAATCAGGTGCGGGGCGGCGATGCCGCACGCATCCGCGACACCGCGCACGTGTCGCTCATGGTGTTCCGCGACGCGGCAGCACGGGACGACCGACTGGTCGACCACGTCGAGGCGTCGCACGGCACCGCGCTGGGCACCATGACCGTCGATCGCCTCGCGTTGGTCACGTACACGGTGTCGGGCGACGGCGTGAAGCTGCACCGGCGAGGATGGGTGCCGTTGTGA
- a CDS encoding TetR/AcrR family transcriptional regulator, with protein MRIIEAAQALFVERGYAGTTIPAIAAAADVAVETVYRSASGKAGLLADAVRSAVAGGVERADVAVAERPAIRRIREEPDPVRALALYAATQPGIWSRVGPLLRVLDAAATSDDALQQLRDRLAAERLDGLRNGLGRMLDARGVLRAGLTPDRAGDIVFTVCGLANYDAFTRECGWSDSDYETWLADTLAAALLDRGDGSPST; from the coding sequence GTGCGCATCATCGAGGCCGCACAGGCCCTCTTCGTCGAGCGCGGGTACGCGGGCACCACCATCCCGGCGATCGCCGCCGCCGCCGATGTCGCGGTCGAGACCGTCTACCGGTCGGCGAGCGGCAAGGCGGGCCTCCTCGCCGACGCGGTGCGCTCTGCCGTCGCCGGTGGGGTCGAGCGCGCCGACGTCGCCGTCGCCGAGCGGCCGGCGATCCGCCGCATCCGCGAAGAGCCCGACCCGGTGCGCGCGCTCGCGCTCTACGCCGCGACGCAACCGGGAATCTGGTCGCGCGTGGGCCCGCTCCTGCGGGTGCTCGACGCCGCGGCGACGAGCGACGACGCCCTGCAGCAACTCCGCGACCGCCTCGCCGCCGAACGCCTCGACGGGCTGCGCAACGGCCTCGGCCGCATGCTCGATGCGCGCGGAGTGCTTCGGGCAGGCCTCACCCCGGATCGCGCAGGCGACATCGTGTTCACCGTCTGCGGCCTCGCGAACTACGACGCGTTCACGCGCGAGTGCGGCTGGAGCGACTCCGACTACGAGACCTGGCTCGCCGACACGCTCGCGGCGGCGCTGCTCGACCGGGGGGACGGCTCTCCGTCGACCTGA
- a CDS encoding SRPBCC family protein, with amino-acid sequence MNVITSDTTITRPPDQVFEYLADASRLPEWQPSVEEASAEPAGVFEVGVKGSERRRTPGGVQTIHWEVTECEPGALWAVQGTDGPVRAHTAIALTAVDGGTRVDYRIWFEGRGIGKVIAKLATRGARTEVPESLALLKQHLEVAGG; translated from the coding sequence ATGAACGTCATCACATCGGACACGACCATCACTCGCCCACCCGACCAGGTGTTCGAGTACCTCGCCGACGCGAGCCGGTTGCCGGAGTGGCAACCGTCCGTGGAGGAGGCATCCGCCGAGCCGGCGGGAGTGTTCGAGGTCGGGGTCAAGGGAAGCGAGCGTCGGCGGACGCCCGGAGGGGTGCAGACCATCCACTGGGAGGTCACCGAGTGCGAGCCCGGCGCGCTCTGGGCGGTGCAGGGCACCGACGGACCCGTGCGTGCGCACACCGCGATCGCGCTCACCGCCGTCGACGGCGGCACCCGTGTCGACTACCGCATCTGGTTCGAGGGCCGCGGCATCGGCAAGGTCATCGCGAAGCTCGCGACCCGGGGGGCGCGCACCGAGGTTCCCGAGAGCCTCGCGCTGCTGAAGCAGCACCTGGAGGTCGCGGGCGGATAA
- a CDS encoding MFS transporter — protein sequence MTDGPTPPGRGAFARFWGAAAISSFGTAVTAVAMPVLVVQVLGATPFEVGIVNAAQFVPYAIVGLIAGVYADRWRRKPLLVWASVGRAVSLGAIVVLWLLGALEIWMLVIALLAFGTFAVFGFAATQSLLPRLVPRTRLVHANARLDQTDAAAQTLGPAAGGGLVGLLGAPVAIAVDAVSYLVEAALSASIPVDEPRSEPRPRDLRAEIRGGLRWTYRHPTLGPMAWSTHVWFLANGAAMTLLSLIALRSLGFPAFWFGVLLAVFGVTSLLGATLAPRVGARLGSGRTVVLARAAYPAAWLIVLGAPAAGDALVFVALALLGLAVGIENANEMGFWQALTPDELLGRTNATRRSVNRTAAAGGAVLAGLAAGLVGEWPVLLAVVLAFVAAAIIAARSPLWSETVGD from the coding sequence ATGACGGACGGCCCGACTCCACCCGGGCGCGGGGCGTTCGCCCGATTCTGGGGCGCTGCCGCGATCAGCTCGTTCGGCACGGCGGTGACCGCGGTCGCCATGCCCGTGCTCGTCGTTCAGGTGCTCGGCGCGACGCCCTTCGAGGTCGGCATCGTGAACGCCGCCCAGTTCGTGCCGTACGCGATCGTCGGGCTGATCGCCGGCGTCTACGCCGACCGCTGGCGGCGCAAACCGCTGCTCGTCTGGGCGAGCGTCGGCCGCGCGGTCTCGCTGGGCGCGATCGTGGTGCTCTGGCTGCTCGGCGCGCTCGAGATCTGGATGCTCGTCATCGCGCTGCTCGCCTTCGGCACGTTCGCCGTGTTCGGCTTCGCCGCGACCCAGTCCCTGCTGCCGCGTCTCGTGCCGCGCACGCGCCTGGTGCACGCGAACGCCCGGCTCGACCAGACGGATGCCGCAGCGCAGACGCTCGGCCCCGCGGCCGGCGGCGGGCTGGTCGGCCTCCTCGGCGCGCCCGTGGCGATCGCGGTCGACGCGGTGAGCTACCTCGTCGAGGCCGCGCTGTCGGCGAGCATCCCGGTCGACGAGCCTCGATCCGAACCGCGTCCACGCGATCTCCGGGCGGAGATCCGCGGCGGTCTGCGCTGGACCTACCGGCATCCGACCCTCGGCCCCATGGCGTGGTCGACCCACGTCTGGTTCCTCGCCAACGGCGCCGCGATGACGCTGCTCTCGCTCATCGCGCTGCGCTCGCTCGGGTTCCCGGCGTTCTGGTTCGGCGTACTGCTCGCCGTCTTCGGCGTGACGAGCCTCCTCGGCGCGACGCTCGCGCCGCGCGTGGGTGCCCGACTCGGGTCGGGGCGCACCGTCGTGCTCGCCCGCGCCGCCTACCCGGCCGCGTGGCTGATCGTGCTCGGCGCGCCGGCCGCCGGCGACGCCCTCGTCTTCGTCGCGCTCGCGCTGCTCGGGCTGGCCGTGGGCATCGAGAACGCCAACGAGATGGGGTTCTGGCAGGCGCTCACCCCCGACGAGTTGCTCGGCCGCACGAATGCCACCAGGCGCTCGGTCAACCGCACCGCGGCCGCCGGCGGCGCCGTGCTCGCGGGCCTCGCCGCAGGCCTCGTCGGCGAGTGGCCGGTGCTCCTGGCGGTCGTGCTCGCCTTCGTGGCCGCCGCGATCATCGCCGCCCGGTCTCCACTCTGGTCGGAGACCGTGGGCGACTGA
- a CDS encoding class I SAM-dependent methyltransferase — translation MADYDPRLVELYDEDNPDGPDHDFYRALADSVGARSVLDIGCGTGMLTVTLARPGRSVVGVDPSAHMLEFARARSGASDVAWVLGDSRAAPAGPHDYVVMTGNVAQHIGDAEWVRTLADIRSRMRPGGVLAFESRNPAVRAWEEWASAPTSTRETRHGPLTEWMDVAEHSPGVVELVAHNRFERSGETVVERLVLHFRDRAELERQLDAAGFDVEAVHGDWSGEALAEGSRVMVFVARAR, via the coding sequence ATGGCCGACTACGACCCGCGACTCGTCGAGCTCTACGACGAGGACAACCCCGACGGGCCGGACCACGACTTCTACCGGGCGCTCGCCGACTCGGTAGGGGCGCGCTCGGTGCTCGACATCGGATGCGGCACGGGCATGCTCACCGTCACGCTGGCGCGCCCCGGGCGGAGCGTCGTCGGCGTCGACCCGTCGGCGCACATGCTCGAGTTCGCGCGTGCGCGCAGCGGGGCATCCGATGTCGCGTGGGTGCTCGGCGACAGCCGCGCCGCGCCCGCCGGGCCGCACGACTACGTCGTGATGACGGGCAACGTCGCCCAGCACATCGGCGACGCGGAGTGGGTGCGCACGCTCGCCGACATCCGATCGCGCATGCGGCCCGGCGGCGTGCTCGCGTTCGAGAGCCGCAACCCGGCGGTGCGTGCGTGGGAGGAGTGGGCGTCTGCGCCGACGAGCACCCGCGAGACGCGACACGGGCCGCTCACCGAGTGGATGGACGTCGCTGAGCACTCCCCCGGCGTCGTCGAACTCGTCGCGCACAACCGGTTCGAACGCAGCGGCGAAACCGTCGTCGAGCGGCTGGTGCTGCACTTCCGCGACCGCGCCGAGCTCGAGCGGCAGCTGGATGCCGCGGGGTTCGACGTCGAGGCGGTCCACGGCGACTGGTCCGGCGAGGCGCTCGCCGAGGGATCTCGCGTCATGGTGTTCGTCGCACGCGCGCGCTGA
- a CDS encoding Lrp/AsnC family transcriptional regulator, producing MSDSRLDALDLRIVNALQFDPRARWEHLAPALGASAVTLARRWDRLHSEGLAWVTGAPTTGSHALIEIESAPSESALVAEHLIRDPAVRTLERTAGDRDLVAFVSAADQAELTRYLVAGLGAVPGVRRTRVHVLTDGLTEATRWRLGVLTDAEIALLPAVPRPRPRAARTVSPAVRAVVEQELWKDGRAPVGAIAEQAGVSAQTVTDAIARLRDEGAIVMRTDLAAPYSRWPVHTWYFIEADAREIDALRTGIRSVREVRFAFTSTGRTNLVLAASLRSITDINRFESALSAAFSRSRIADRSLVLLPLKHTGRRLRTDGTVDR from the coding sequence ATGTCGGATTCGAGACTCGACGCGCTCGATCTCCGCATCGTCAACGCCCTGCAGTTCGACCCGCGAGCGCGCTGGGAGCACCTCGCCCCGGCGCTCGGCGCGAGTGCCGTCACGCTCGCGCGCCGCTGGGATCGCCTGCACTCCGAGGGCCTCGCCTGGGTCACCGGTGCGCCGACGACCGGCAGCCACGCGCTCATCGAGATCGAGTCGGCGCCCTCCGAGTCGGCGCTCGTCGCCGAGCACCTGATCCGGGACCCGGCCGTGCGCACCCTCGAGCGCACCGCGGGCGACCGCGACCTCGTCGCGTTCGTCTCCGCCGCCGACCAGGCGGAGCTCACCCGCTACCTCGTCGCCGGCCTCGGCGCGGTGCCGGGCGTGCGCCGCACCCGGGTTCACGTGCTCACCGACGGCCTGACCGAGGCGACGCGCTGGCGACTCGGTGTGCTGACCGACGCCGAGATCGCACTCCTCCCCGCCGTTCCGCGCCCGCGTCCCCGTGCCGCCCGCACCGTGTCACCCGCGGTCCGCGCGGTCGTCGAGCAGGAGCTCTGGAAGGACGGCCGCGCACCCGTCGGCGCGATCGCCGAGCAAGCCGGCGTGAGCGCCCAGACCGTCACCGATGCGATCGCACGCCTCCGCGATGAGGGCGCCATCGTGATGCGCACCGACCTCGCGGCCCCGTACTCGCGCTGGCCAGTGCACACCTGGTACTTCATCGAAGCGGATGCCCGTGAGATCGACGCGCTGCGCACCGGCATCCGCTCGGTCAGGGAGGTCCGCTTCGCCTTCACGTCGACCGGGCGTACCAACCTCGTGCTCGCTGCGAGCCTGCGCTCGATCACCGACATCAACCGCTTCGAGAGCGCACTGAGCGCAGCCTTCAGCCGCTCGCGCATCGCCGACCGATCACTCGTGCTCCTGCCGCTGAAGCACACCGGCCGTCGCCTCCGGACCGACGGCACCGTTGACCGGTAG
- a CDS encoding M20 family metallopeptidase, protein MQTQTIDAEQVDRTTDPNIDDLKSRAGAGIAAAEGTILDLSHRIHAHPEVAWEEHYAAASVADVLEAAGFRTTRGAYGVETAVEAIAGSGDLVIAICSEYDALPGIGHACGHNIIASSGVGAALALAPLADELGITVKLLGTPAEETGGGKVELLKAGAFEGVGAMLIMHPSSGPDLGSAGISTTAIGRFEVVFTGVEGHAGGGPQHSRNALSAATVMLTAVGMLRQHLPTGATVNAIVTEGGTVSNVVPARAVVQVEARAYDLAEWRDLVQRVLKCAEGAAIATGCGWAHELVGNPYAPYNPDTDLCARSDANLARTGRQPMQVKFPGGGSSDLGNVSQVIPTTNVLVSVLDTPGMAHHPEWTEHTAGAQADRTTLDAAKVLAWTAIDAAADPELRARLVAEAEQREPGATRAATLDPTAE, encoded by the coding sequence ATGCAGACGCAGACCATCGACGCCGAGCAGGTCGACCGCACGACCGATCCGAACATCGACGATCTCAAGTCGCGTGCCGGTGCCGGCATCGCCGCCGCCGAGGGCACGATCCTCGACCTGAGCCACCGCATCCACGCGCACCCGGAGGTCGCCTGGGAGGAGCACTACGCCGCCGCGAGCGTCGCCGACGTGCTCGAGGCCGCGGGCTTCCGCACCACCCGCGGGGCATACGGCGTCGAGACCGCGGTGGAGGCCATCGCGGGCTCGGGCGACCTCGTGATCGCGATCTGCTCCGAGTACGACGCCCTGCCCGGCATCGGGCACGCGTGCGGGCACAACATCATCGCGAGCTCCGGCGTCGGGGCGGCCCTCGCCCTCGCCCCCTTGGCGGACGAGCTCGGAATCACCGTCAAGCTCCTCGGCACGCCGGCCGAGGAGACCGGTGGCGGCAAGGTCGAGCTGCTGAAGGCCGGCGCGTTCGAGGGGGTCGGGGCGATGCTCATCATGCATCCGTCATCGGGCCCCGACCTGGGCTCCGCCGGCATCTCCACCACCGCCATCGGGCGGTTCGAGGTCGTGTTCACCGGAGTCGAGGGCCACGCCGGCGGCGGCCCGCAGCACTCCCGCAACGCACTCTCGGCGGCGACCGTCATGCTCACCGCGGTCGGGATGCTCCGACAGCACCTGCCCACCGGCGCCACCGTCAACGCGATCGTCACCGAGGGTGGCACCGTCAGCAACGTGGTCCCCGCCCGCGCAGTCGTGCAGGTGGAAGCGCGCGCCTATGACCTCGCCGAGTGGCGCGACCTCGTGCAGCGAGTGCTGAAGTGCGCCGAGGGCGCCGCGATCGCGACCGGATGCGGCTGGGCGCACGAGCTCGTCGGCAACCCGTACGCGCCGTACAACCCCGACACCGACCTGTGCGCCCGCTCCGACGCGAACCTCGCCCGCACCGGTCGCCAGCCGATGCAGGTGAAGTTCCCCGGCGGCGGGTCGAGCGACCTCGGCAACGTGTCGCAGGTCATCCCCACGACGAACGTGCTGGTGAGCGTGCTCGACACGCCCGGCATGGCGCATCACCCGGAGTGGACCGAGCACACTGCCGGGGCGCAGGCCGACCGCACCACCCTCGACGCCGCGAAGGTGCTCGCGTGGACGGCGATCGACGCCGCTGCGGACCCGGAGCTGCGCGCGCGGCTCGTCGCCGAGGCCGAGCAGCGCGAGCCGGGTGCCACCCGCGCCGCCACCCTCGACCCCACCGCGGAGTAG
- a CDS encoding IMPACT family protein codes for MSTSYPGTIAAAVERELVVRKSRFIARVEPVASVAEADAVIAAVRKRYWDAGHNCTAMVTGLRADQARSSDDGEPSGTAGVPMLEVLRRRGLTDLVAVVTRYFGGVKLGAGGLVRAYSTAVSGALDEARLVRRLALTQVRVAVPHADAGRFDHLLRDLAQRTGARLGETTYSAEATLELWVPAESLARVRDEVASASGGAIEAVIGRERVVDVTD; via the coding sequence GTGAGCACGTCGTACCCCGGCACCATCGCGGCCGCCGTGGAGCGCGAACTGGTCGTGCGGAAGTCGCGCTTCATCGCGCGCGTCGAGCCCGTGGCATCCGTCGCCGAAGCCGACGCCGTCATCGCGGCGGTGCGCAAGCGATACTGGGACGCCGGCCACAACTGCACCGCGATGGTCACCGGGCTGCGCGCCGACCAGGCGCGCTCGTCGGACGACGGCGAGCCGTCGGGCACGGCCGGCGTCCCGATGCTCGAGGTGCTGCGCCGCCGAGGACTCACCGACCTCGTCGCCGTCGTGACGCGCTACTTCGGCGGCGTGAAGCTCGGGGCCGGCGGCTTGGTGCGCGCGTACTCGACGGCCGTGTCCGGCGCGCTCGACGAGGCCCGACTGGTGCGGCGCCTGGCGCTGACGCAGGTGCGCGTCGCGGTGCCGCACGCAGATGCCGGCCGTTTCGACCACCTGCTGCGCGACCTGGCGCAGCGCACCGGCGCGAGGCTCGGCGAGACGACGTACTCGGCGGAGGCCACGCTCGAGCTCTGGGTGCCGGCCGAGTCGCTGGCGCGCGTGCGCGACGAGGTCGCCTCCGCATCCGGCGGTGCGATCGAGGCGGTCATCGGCCGGGAGCGTGTCGTCGACGTGACCGACTGA
- a CDS encoding RES family NAD+ phosphorylase, protein MSMTDASLPLVARSEFPFSTVTGTCYRAVDPRHRAAALDGSRAAGRFSPPGVRTLYLSSSPEGVAAAMIAHRSARSAELEVLAFRVTATHIIDLRDRTLLADLGIDPADAAAPWQEIVAAGGTPSSWGVRDRLVELGAHGLIDPSRRQPGLWHLTLFEWDELVVAPIAS, encoded by the coding sequence ATGTCGATGACGGATGCCTCGTTGCCGCTCGTCGCCCGGAGCGAGTTCCCGTTCAGCACGGTGACCGGCACCTGCTACCGCGCCGTCGACCCCCGCCACCGCGCTGCCGCGCTCGACGGCTCGCGCGCTGCGGGTCGGTTCTCACCACCCGGGGTTCGCACGCTCTACCTCAGCTCCTCGCCCGAGGGGGTCGCCGCCGCGATGATCGCGCACCGTTCGGCCCGGTCTGCGGAACTCGAAGTGCTCGCGTTCCGGGTGACGGCGACGCACATCATCGATCTGCGCGACCGCACCCTGCTCGCCGACCTCGGCATCGACCCGGCCGACGCGGCGGCACCGTGGCAGGAGATCGTCGCCGCGGGCGGCACCCCGTCGTCCTGGGGCGTGCGCGATCGCCTGGTCGAGCTCGGTGCCCACGGGCTGATCGATCCGTCGCGCAGGCAGCCGGGCCTCTGGCACCTCACCCTGTTCGAGTGGGACGAGCTGGTGGTCGCGCCGATCGCGAGCTGA
- a CDS encoding VOC family protein: MRLHHVQVSMPRGEEEVARRFYADALGLVEVDKPAELAGRGGCWFRAFDGETVVAEIHLGVDDPFIAAKKAHPALVLDSVGELEALGERVARMGFEVSWSERTTFGGYERFHARDGFGNRVEVLTPLASA; the protein is encoded by the coding sequence ATGCGACTGCATCACGTGCAGGTGTCGATGCCGCGGGGCGAGGAGGAGGTCGCGCGGCGGTTCTACGCGGACGCGCTCGGACTCGTCGAGGTCGACAAGCCCGCGGAGCTCGCAGGGCGGGGCGGATGCTGGTTCCGGGCGTTCGACGGGGAGACCGTCGTCGCCGAGATCCACCTCGGCGTCGACGACCCGTTCATCGCGGCGAAGAAGGCGCACCCGGCGCTCGTGCTGGACTCTGTGGGTGAGCTCGAGGCGCTCGGCGAGCGGGTGGCGCGCATGGGGTTCGAGGTCTCGTGGTCCGAACGCACGACCTTCGGCGGGTACGAGCGCTTCCACGCGAGGGACGGCTTCGGCAACCGCGTCGAGGTGCTGACGCCGCTGGCTTCAGCGTAA
- a CDS encoding type II toxin-antitoxin system VapB family antitoxin produces the protein MTRTNIDIDDELIAEAMNRFDLSTKREAVDFALRRLVGVQLTPEALLGLRGSGWGGDVDEIRDDNDPWREQ, from the coding sequence ATGACGCGCACAAATATCGACATCGATGATGAGCTCATCGCCGAAGCGATGAATCGGTTCGATCTGTCGACGAAGCGAGAAGCCGTCGACTTCGCGCTGCGCCGACTGGTCGGGGTGCAGCTCACCCCGGAGGCGCTGCTGGGGTTGCGTGGGAGCGGCTGGGGCGGGGACGTCGACGAGATCCGCGACGACAACGACCCCTGGCGCGAGCAGTGA
- the vapC gene encoding type II toxin-antitoxin system VapC family toxin, protein MILVDTSAWIEFLRDTDDPVVAELAEAIGSGTEVAITEPIVMELLAGATSPQLERSIGALVNGLPVVPVDGPLDYRAAAQLSVASRRNGHPIRSLVDCLIAAVALRRGLTVLHRDRDFEFLAQISPLRTRTA, encoded by the coding sequence GTGATCCTCGTCGACACGTCGGCTTGGATCGAGTTCCTTCGCGATACCGACGACCCTGTCGTCGCGGAGCTCGCCGAAGCGATCGGGTCCGGTACCGAGGTGGCGATCACCGAGCCGATCGTCATGGAGTTGCTCGCCGGCGCGACCTCGCCGCAATTGGAACGGAGCATCGGGGCGCTCGTGAACGGCCTGCCGGTCGTGCCGGTGGACGGTCCGCTCGACTACCGTGCGGCGGCGCAGCTCTCCGTCGCCTCGCGCCGGAACGGCCATCCGATTCGAAGCCTCGTCGACTGCCTCATCGCGGCGGTTGCGCTCCGTCGAGGGTTGACTGTGCTGCACCGGGACCGCGACTTCGAGTTCCTTGCCCAGATCAGCCCATTGCGCACGCGAACTGCGTGA